Proteins encoded together in one Pelagicoccus sp. SDUM812003 window:
- a CDS encoding chemotaxis protein CheB, whose translation MGKKTPSNPPKKNTARPRKAIAKKAKEPSLGSSLDFPIVGIGASAGGLEALEQFVQHVPRGCGMAFVVIQHLDPTRKGLMPELLQKATSMDVIQVQDRTKIHPDCVYVIPPNKDMSILHGVLHLFESTVSRGLRLPIDYFLRSLAQDRQQSSIGVILSGMGSDGTLGMREIKDKAGLTFAQDPASARFDSMPRSVIDAGLADVVDAADKLPARILSCLKRPPIASPADERVDPKTQSALDKILILLRSRSSHDFSGYKKNTLYRRIERRMAIHQIEKIATYVSYLQENPQELDLLFKELLIGVTSFFRDPAAWETLRSKILPELIKARSHGPFRAWVTGCSTGEEAYSLAIAIREAMDEVDPHKKDFKCQIFASDLDSDAIAKAREGVFVENIAADMSPERLRRFFVKVERGYRIRPEIRKMVVFSPHNLIMDPPFTKLDFLSCRNLLIYLTPEMQKRLFPIFHYSLKPGGVLMLGSAETVGSQTGLFTARDSKSRIFQRTESAVRPEPIDFPSKSSSLSGDTWNDSPAPSKGHHSLQSLAEQLILQRYAPATVLTDEKGNVVHISGRTGKYLEPAAGKANWNLFAMARQGLRYELTRAFQKTLHDEGRVVVKAVKIEESDSPQYADLTVEKIDSQEPLAGMVMVVFSETAAAPTRSKRRSKKSDAENPQVKELEQDLQRAHAELQSSREEMQSSQEELRSANEEMQSTNEEMQSTNEELTTSKEEMQSLNEELQTVNAELQGKLDELSRSNNDMKNLLNSTEVATLFLDNDLSVRRFTSPAAKIIKLIPSDVGRPITDLASELLYPELADDVNEVLRKLGSIEKSVRASDDRWFTARIMPYRTLDNRIEGVVITFWDITDAKRLEAELRRIQGELESRLADKTLETDQAKGELKASRARESKRDREPSRSKKAP comes from the coding sequence ATGGGAAAAAAGACCCCTTCGAATCCACCGAAAAAAAACACTGCCCGTCCGCGCAAAGCGATCGCCAAGAAAGCGAAGGAACCTTCGCTTGGCTCCAGCCTCGATTTCCCCATCGTGGGCATCGGCGCCTCCGCGGGAGGGCTGGAGGCCTTGGAGCAATTTGTGCAGCACGTGCCGCGCGGCTGCGGCATGGCCTTCGTGGTCATTCAGCACCTCGATCCCACGCGAAAAGGGCTCATGCCCGAGCTGCTTCAGAAGGCGACATCCATGGACGTCATCCAGGTCCAGGATCGAACGAAAATCCATCCCGACTGCGTCTACGTGATCCCGCCAAACAAGGACATGTCCATCCTGCATGGCGTGCTCCATTTGTTCGAGTCCACCGTCTCCCGCGGCTTGCGCTTGCCTATCGACTACTTCCTCCGCTCGCTCGCGCAAGACCGGCAGCAGTCCAGTATCGGGGTCATCCTCTCCGGCATGGGCTCGGACGGAACGCTGGGGATGCGCGAGATCAAGGACAAGGCAGGCCTTACCTTCGCCCAGGATCCGGCCAGCGCTCGCTTCGATAGCATGCCGCGTAGCGTCATTGATGCGGGATTGGCCGACGTGGTGGACGCTGCCGATAAGCTGCCTGCTCGAATTCTATCCTGCCTCAAACGCCCCCCGATTGCCAGCCCGGCCGACGAAAGGGTTGATCCCAAGACCCAAAGCGCCCTCGATAAGATTCTCATCCTCCTGCGTTCCCGCAGCAGCCACGACTTCTCCGGCTACAAGAAAAACACGCTCTACCGCCGGATCGAGCGTCGTATGGCGATCCACCAAATTGAGAAGATCGCCACCTATGTGAGCTACCTGCAGGAAAATCCTCAGGAACTGGACCTGCTCTTCAAGGAGCTGCTCATTGGCGTTACCAGTTTCTTTCGTGACCCCGCGGCTTGGGAAACGCTGCGCTCTAAGATCCTCCCGGAACTGATCAAGGCCCGCTCCCATGGTCCGTTTCGCGCCTGGGTGACCGGATGCTCGACCGGAGAGGAGGCCTATTCCCTCGCCATCGCTATCCGCGAGGCCATGGACGAGGTCGACCCGCACAAGAAAGACTTCAAGTGCCAGATCTTCGCGAGCGATCTCGACAGCGACGCCATTGCCAAGGCCCGCGAAGGGGTCTTTGTCGAGAACATCGCGGCGGACATGTCCCCGGAACGCCTCCGCCGCTTTTTCGTCAAGGTGGAACGCGGCTATCGAATCCGTCCGGAGATCCGCAAGATGGTGGTCTTCTCGCCGCACAACCTCATCATGGATCCGCCCTTTACCAAGCTGGACTTCCTCAGCTGTCGTAACCTCTTGATCTACCTCACTCCGGAGATGCAGAAGCGGCTGTTTCCAATTTTCCACTACAGCCTCAAGCCGGGGGGCGTTCTCATGCTGGGCAGCGCGGAAACCGTGGGCTCCCAAACCGGACTGTTCACCGCCCGCGACAGCAAGTCGCGCATCTTTCAGCGAACGGAATCGGCCGTTCGACCCGAGCCCATCGACTTTCCGTCCAAGTCGTCTTCTTTGAGCGGGGATACATGGAACGATTCACCTGCGCCGTCCAAGGGCCATCACAGCCTGCAAAGCTTGGCCGAGCAGCTGATCCTGCAGCGCTACGCCCCGGCGACCGTCCTGACCGATGAAAAGGGCAATGTCGTCCACATCAGTGGGCGGACGGGAAAGTACCTCGAGCCCGCCGCGGGCAAGGCCAACTGGAACCTCTTCGCCATGGCTCGCCAAGGCCTCCGCTACGAGCTAACCCGGGCCTTCCAGAAAACCTTGCACGACGAGGGCCGCGTTGTCGTGAAGGCCGTTAAAATCGAGGAAAGCGATTCCCCGCAGTACGCCGACCTAACCGTCGAGAAAATCGATTCCCAGGAGCCGCTGGCCGGGATGGTGATGGTGGTGTTCAGCGAAACTGCTGCCGCTCCGACCCGGTCGAAACGCCGCTCCAAGAAATCCGATGCCGAGAACCCGCAGGTCAAGGAACTGGAGCAGGATTTGCAGCGAGCTCACGCGGAGCTTCAGAGCAGTCGCGAGGAGATGCAGTCCTCTCAGGAGGAACTTCGGTCCGCCAACGAGGAGATGCAGTCCACCAACGAGGAGATGCAGTCCACCAACGAGGAGCTTACCACCTCCAAGGAGGAAATGCAGTCGCTCAACGAAGAGCTGCAAACCGTCAATGCCGAGCTGCAGGGCAAACTGGACGAGCTCTCCCGCTCCAACAACGACATGAAGAACCTGCTCAACAGCACCGAAGTCGCCACCCTCTTCCTCGACAACGACCTCAGCGTCCGCCGTTTTACCAGTCCCGCTGCCAAGATCATCAAGCTCATTCCCAGCGATGTAGGACGCCCCATTACCGACCTCGCTTCCGAGCTGCTCTACCCGGAACTGGCCGACGACGTCAACGAGGTGCTGCGCAAGCTTGGCTCCATAGAGAAATCGGTGCGGGCCAGCGACGACCGCTGGTTCACCGCCCGCATCATGCCCTACCGAACGCTGGACAATCGAATTGAGGGGGTGGTCATTACCTTCTGGGACATCACCGACGCCAAAAGGCTGGAGGCGGAATTGCGTCGCATCCAGGGCGAGCTGGAAAGCCGGCTGGCCGACAAGACCTTGGAGACCGACCAAGCCAAGGGCGAACTGAAAGCCTCCCGCGCACGCGAGAGCAAGCGAGATCGGGAACCGTCGCGGTCAAAAAAAGCTCCCTAG
- a CDS encoding chemotaxis protein CheB — protein MKTESPANDFPIVCVGGSAGGLDAYIRLLKCLPADMGVAIVIVNHVRNVATQLHEILPRFTTMPVELITDKLEIRPDHVFIIPTQRDLHVLDGEFRLRPVSKPRGWSDVITVFLRSLTKRWNGKLMAVIVSGYDGDGADALCGIKETGGITIAQKLDTAAQPDMPESAIASGCIDFVLSPEDIAAKIAQIAHVATE, from the coding sequence ATGAAGACCGAATCTCCAGCCAACGACTTTCCCATCGTCTGCGTGGGCGGTTCGGCGGGGGGTCTCGATGCGTACATCCGTTTGTTGAAATGCCTACCAGCAGATATGGGGGTCGCGATTGTTATCGTTAATCACGTGCGGAACGTGGCGACTCAGCTTCACGAAATCCTGCCCCGTTTCACGACCATGCCGGTGGAACTGATCACGGATAAATTGGAAATCCGCCCTGATCATGTGTTCATCATTCCGACCCAGCGCGATCTCCATGTGCTCGACGGGGAATTTCGGCTGCGGCCGGTATCCAAACCGCGAGGCTGGTCCGACGTGATCACCGTCTTTCTGCGTTCCCTAACCAAGCGCTGGAACGGGAAACTGATGGCGGTGATCGTCTCGGGATACGATGGCGACGGGGCCGACGCCCTGTGCGGCATCAAGGAAACGGGAGGCATAACCATCGCCCAGAAACTCGACACCGCCGCCCAGCCGGACATGCCCGAAAGCGCCATCGCCAGCGGGTGCATCGACTTCGTTCTTTCTCCCGAAGATATCGCTGCGAAAATTGCCCAAATCGCTCACGTGGCGACTGAGTAA
- a CDS encoding chemotaxis protein CheB: MRVGDSAVGLEACTRLLECLPADSGAAIAIVSHVRNMTTQLHEILPSFFSMPVELITEKFDIQPRSRLNPSDPA; the protein is encoded by the coding sequence ATGCGCGTGGGCGACTCCGCGGTTGGACTAGAGGCGTGCACCCGATTACTCGAATGCCTGCCGGCCGATAGCGGAGCCGCGATTGCAATCGTCAGTCACGTGAGAAACATGACTACCCAACTTCACGAGATCCTCCCAAGCTTCTTCTCCATGCCGGTGGAGCTGATCACAGAGAAATTCGATATCCAGCCCCGATCGCGTCTAAATCCTTCCGACCCAGCGTGA
- a CDS encoding BON domain-containing protein gives MKIKYTIQTLAIASLAIAINPIMAGDKTSAVPGDQSWSSGSGGDVARVSEDYLDQISTAKNILGSSVYDGAGEKIGDVKDISLGYKLHSVAGLQGNDKSGKRSSDSAIDSNKNHLEDSNSRYATNENANNRPGSYVFISVGGLMGIGDDVVRVPMSSLTRSAEDKDHLVLQGYSKENIVAIAEQEAGDFDASDYEYDRERSTYSRTDRSNFGRDELTRNQRTDRLNNGEKANAVTSDADNTDRNLRDRNDRTLTPMDQGNSKADTATTASIRKEINATQNPSINGKNVKVITKDGKVTLRGPVNSAEEKRLIGEIANRIARAANVDNQLEVAVATSSI, from the coding sequence ATGAAAATAAAATATACAATACAAACGCTGGCCATCGCATCGCTGGCGATAGCCATCAATCCGATCATGGCCGGCGATAAAACGTCCGCTGTTCCCGGTGATCAATCGTGGTCCTCCGGATCCGGGGGAGATGTAGCCAGAGTCTCTGAGGATTATTTGGATCAAATTTCGACCGCAAAAAATATTCTTGGTTCTTCCGTTTACGACGGGGCAGGAGAAAAGATTGGCGATGTTAAAGATATCAGTCTGGGGTATAAACTCCATTCCGTGGCTGGTCTCCAAGGCAATGACAAGTCGGGCAAGCGTTCTTCCGATAGTGCCATCGATAGCAACAAGAACCACCTAGAAGACAGCAACTCCCGTTATGCCACCAACGAGAATGCCAATAACAGACCTGGCTCCTATGTATTTATTTCCGTTGGTGGACTGATGGGAATTGGCGACGATGTAGTCCGTGTGCCCATGAGCAGCCTGACGCGTAGCGCTGAAGACAAGGACCATTTAGTCCTTCAAGGATACTCAAAAGAAAACATTGTAGCTATCGCAGAACAGGAAGCGGGGGATTTCGACGCTAGTGACTACGAGTATGATCGCGAGCGTTCCACCTATTCTCGTACCGATCGGTCGAATTTTGGGCGTGATGAATTAACCCGGAATCAACGGACGGACCGATTGAACAACGGGGAGAAAGCCAACGCTGTGACGTCGGATGCGGACAACACCGACCGCAATTTACGCGACCGGAACGACCGGACCCTCACCCCAATGGATCAGGGCAACAGCAAGGCGGATACCGCCACTACGGCTTCCATCCGCAAAGAGATCAACGCGACCCAAAACCCATCTATAAATGGCAAAAACGTGAAAGTCATCACCAAGGACGGCAAAGTCACTTTGCGGGGACCCGTTAACAGCGCTGAAGAGAAACGGTTGATCGGAGAGATCGCCAACCGGATTGCCCGCGCCGCGAATGTGGACAACCAACTGGAAGTGGCAGTAGCCACCAGCAGTATCTAA
- a CDS encoding ferritin-like domain-containing protein, producing MKTLENLFLDELADIYDAEKRIVKALPKVTKATTCEHLRGAFQTHLKETEGHVEKLEEVFACFDKKARGKTCEATVGLLKECDDIAAEYKGSPAVNAALIAATQKVEHYEIATYGCLHEWAELLGSKKAASLLKSILKEEKAANKSLNELAHSKCNAEAISEPAGAGR from the coding sequence ATGAAAACACTTGAGAATCTATTTCTGGACGAACTAGCCGACATCTATGACGCCGAAAAACGCATTGTGAAAGCACTGCCCAAAGTGACCAAGGCTACCACTTGCGAACATCTTCGTGGTGCCTTTCAAACGCATTTGAAGGAAACCGAAGGCCACGTGGAGAAACTCGAAGAGGTCTTCGCCTGCTTCGACAAAAAGGCGCGGGGAAAAACGTGCGAGGCCACCGTCGGTCTGTTGAAGGAATGCGACGACATCGCGGCGGAATACAAAGGCTCGCCAGCCGTCAATGCCGCCCTCATTGCGGCTACTCAAAAGGTGGAACATTACGAGATAGCCACCTACGGCTGCCTGCACGAATGGGCCGAATTGCTTGGCAGCAAGAAAGCCGCCTCTCTACTCAAGAGCATTCTGAAAGAGGAAAAAGCCGCAAACAAGTCACTCAACGAACTCGCGCACTCCAAGTGCAACGCTGAGGCAATTAGCGAACCGGCAGGCGCAGGGCGTTGA
- a CDS encoding endonuclease/exonuclease/phosphatase family protein: MNSFEVVNALLYFCRLIAGLLSLVLVIATVIPLIRSDSWWIRILDFPRIQIAVLMGLTLAGYVALRFFGSMHPWEYTLPALLGLGLVWQLYCIIPYTALYPREMAGSLAEKDSNRISLLVFNVLSDNRQVDALRDIIRDNDPDVILLNEPTQWWLEQLDGLEKDYPYTLLQPQENQYGMLLYSRLEMENQEIRFLIEPEIPSIRAQVRLRSGTVITFYCLHPRPPGLKRSDEAKDNGTEEQAGEDENGEREDSDMRDAELITVGKEINKLGNVPVIVAGDFNDVAWSHTTHLFQRIGGLIDPRVGRGYFNTFDTRSRLMRYPLDHVFASEHFLLVELRRLPDIGSDHFPMLAVFDYDPAASVVNEEPEPDAGDKKEAAKAIEEGKSDE; the protein is encoded by the coding sequence ATGAACTCCTTTGAAGTAGTGAACGCCCTCCTGTATTTTTGCCGCCTCATTGCGGGCTTGCTCTCATTGGTGTTGGTCATCGCGACCGTTATACCATTGATTCGTAGCGACTCCTGGTGGATACGCATTTTGGATTTTCCACGTATCCAGATTGCCGTACTGATGGGGTTGACGTTGGCTGGATACGTTGCGCTGCGATTTTTTGGGTCAATGCACCCTTGGGAATACACGCTTCCCGCGTTGCTTGGATTGGGCTTGGTCTGGCAGCTGTATTGCATTATTCCTTACACGGCGCTTTATCCCCGCGAAATGGCTGGAAGCCTTGCCGAGAAGGACTCTAATCGCATATCACTCCTAGTCTTCAACGTGCTCTCCGATAACCGCCAAGTGGACGCGCTGCGCGATATCATTCGCGACAATGATCCCGACGTTATCTTGCTAAACGAACCGACCCAGTGGTGGCTTGAACAGCTCGACGGCTTGGAAAAGGATTATCCTTACACGCTACTTCAGCCTCAGGAGAATCAATACGGGATGTTGCTTTACTCCAGACTGGAAATGGAAAATCAGGAGATCCGGTTTTTGATCGAGCCGGAGATTCCGTCGATTCGCGCGCAAGTACGGCTCCGGTCGGGAACCGTCATAACCTTCTATTGTTTGCATCCTCGCCCGCCCGGTCTCAAACGTTCCGACGAAGCGAAGGACAACGGAACCGAAGAACAAGCGGGTGAGGACGAAAACGGCGAGCGCGAAGATTCCGATATGCGTGACGCCGAGTTGATAACGGTAGGCAAAGAGATCAACAAACTCGGAAACGTACCCGTCATTGTCGCAGGCGATTTCAACGACGTGGCCTGGTCGCACACCACGCATCTTTTTCAGCGGATCGGAGGATTGATCGACCCGCGGGTGGGCCGGGGCTACTTCAACACCTTTGACACCAGGAGCCGCCTCATGCGCTATCCTCTCGATCACGTGTTCGCGTCCGAGCATTTTCTCCTCGTTGAGCTGCGGCGCCTTCCGGACATCGGATCCGACCATTTTCCCATGCTCGCGGTTTTCGACTATGATCCCGCCGCTTCCGTTGTGAACGAAGAACCCGAGCCGGACGCCGGTGATAAAAAGGAAGCCGCGAAGGCCATCGAAGAAGGGAAGTCTGATGAATAG
- a CDS encoding FAD-dependent oxidoreductase produces MDLISDHPFWPLNSGLIRSYPSLKTNLKCEVLVLGAGITGALCAYHLAKAGVDVAVLDKRDVASGSTSASTAMLQYEIDTPLTELIERMGKADAERAYQVCLESIGKIATLCDEIGDPCGFTWKSSVYLASRQKDVPDLQAEYAARRAAGIELDFLSQADVEARFSFSRPAALLSMVAAEVDVYRLTHRLLQRAQEMGSRIFDRTAMKSYKVSPKGVTATTETVETVRAKWIVFATGYEVVELLKRDIVNLNSSFAFVSEPIEAFTGWWETCLLWETARPYFYMRTTVDGRAIVGGEDANYRDPIRRDASVRKKAAKLEKRFREMFPAIDFDPAYAWAGTFGETKDGLAYIGSVPELPRCFFTLGFGSNGISYSVIAAEIVRDAIQGKKHPDARLFRFDR; encoded by the coding sequence ATGGATCTGATTTCCGACCACCCTTTCTGGCCGCTCAATAGCGGTCTCATTCGATCTTATCCCTCGCTCAAGACGAACCTGAAATGTGAGGTTCTTGTCCTGGGAGCCGGAATCACGGGAGCGCTGTGCGCTTATCATCTGGCCAAAGCAGGAGTGGATGTTGCTGTTTTGGACAAGCGCGATGTGGCCAGCGGCAGCACCAGCGCGAGCACGGCGATGCTTCAATACGAGATCGACACGCCGCTGACCGAATTGATCGAACGCATGGGCAAAGCCGATGCCGAACGGGCCTATCAGGTATGTCTGGAGAGCATCGGCAAGATCGCAACCCTGTGCGACGAGATCGGCGACCCGTGCGGATTTACCTGGAAATCGAGTGTCTATTTGGCTTCACGGCAGAAAGACGTGCCAGACCTGCAGGCGGAGTATGCGGCTCGCCGGGCGGCGGGAATCGAGCTGGACTTTCTCTCGCAGGCGGATGTAGAGGCGCGTTTTTCCTTTTCCCGTCCCGCCGCTCTGCTCTCGATGGTGGCGGCCGAAGTCGATGTTTACCGGCTCACGCACCGCCTCCTTCAGCGCGCGCAGGAGATGGGTAGCCGAATCTTCGACCGCACGGCGATGAAGTCTTATAAGGTAAGCCCAAAGGGCGTGACCGCAACCACGGAGACCGTTGAGACCGTGCGAGCGAAATGGATCGTCTTCGCCACCGGTTACGAAGTCGTGGAGCTTCTCAAGCGTGACATCGTCAACTTGAATTCCTCGTTCGCCTTCGTCAGCGAACCCATCGAGGCCTTTACTGGCTGGTGGGAAACGTGCCTTCTCTGGGAGACGGCGCGTCCTTATTTCTACATGCGGACTACGGTGGATGGACGGGCGATCGTAGGCGGTGAGGACGCAAACTACCGGGACCCCATTCGCCGGGATGCCAGTGTTAGAAAAAAGGCCGCGAAGCTGGAAAAACGATTCCGCGAGATGTTTCCGGCGATCGATTTTGACCCCGCCTATGCCTGGGCGGGCACCTTCGGGGAGACAAAGGATGGTTTGGCCTATATCGGTTCTGTTCCCGAATTGCCGCGTTGCTTTTTCACTCTCGGTTTCGGGAGTAACGGTATCTCCTATAGCGTTATCGCCGCCGAAATCGTCAGGGACGCCATTCAGGGAAAGAAGCATCCCGATGCCCGGCTCTTTCGTTTCGATCGGTGA
- a CDS encoding redoxin domain-containing protein: protein MKLIPKDKAPSLTVPRMGGGNWSLANQRPETFLLLIFYRGHHCPICKTYLEKLNDLLGDASKQGITVFVASGDTEERARKSWDEWKIDDIDLGYGMTVAQMDEWGLYISSAIAEEEPSVFGEPGLFLIKPDHTIYYGAYNSMPMGRPNINEVIEFVKFIRKEDYPARGEKSIETKLEGSLAISN, encoded by the coding sequence ATGAAACTCATTCCTAAGGATAAAGCGCCAAGTCTTACAGTTCCACGTATGGGAGGCGGCAATTGGTCACTCGCTAATCAGCGGCCGGAAACCTTTCTATTGCTGATCTTTTATCGCGGCCACCATTGCCCGATCTGCAAGACCTATCTAGAGAAGCTAAACGACCTTCTTGGCGATGCCTCGAAGCAGGGCATCACCGTCTTTGTCGCCTCCGGAGACACGGAAGAGCGTGCCCGCAAGAGTTGGGACGAATGGAAGATCGACGACATCGACCTGGGGTACGGTATGACCGTTGCTCAGATGGATGAATGGGGTCTTTATATATCGTCCGCGATCGCGGAGGAAGAGCCCTCTGTATTCGGAGAGCCAGGACTTTTCCTGATCAAGCCTGATCATACGATATATTACGGTGCCTACAACTCGATGCCGATGGGTCGTCCCAATATAAACGAAGTCATCGAGTTCGTGAAGTTCATACGCAAAGAGGACTATCCCGCAAGAGGGGAGAAATCAATTGAAACCAAACTCGAAGGGTCGCTGGCCATATCGAATTGA
- a CDS encoding type 1 glutamine amidotransferase domain-containing protein, producing the protein MKVLIILTSHDKLGDTGKKTGFWLEEFAAPYYVLLDAGAEITLASPAGGQPPLDPQSDVPDAQTEATKRFKKDDAAQRALATTTKLAKIDSNDFDAVFYPGGHGPLWDLAENADSQRIIKECFAAGRPIAAVCHAPAIFKHTKADDEMSLISGRRVTGFSNTEEEAVGLTKVVPFLLEDLLKANGGLYEKGPDWGSYVVVDGNLVTGQNPASSEAAAKALLKLLNRQYD; encoded by the coding sequence ATGAAAGTTCTCATCATTCTCACTTCGCACGACAAGCTGGGCGACACCGGCAAAAAGACCGGCTTCTGGCTGGAGGAGTTTGCCGCTCCCTACTACGTTCTTCTCGATGCCGGCGCCGAAATCACCTTGGCATCCCCGGCCGGAGGGCAACCGCCGCTCGATCCGCAGAGCGACGTGCCCGATGCGCAAACCGAGGCCACCAAGCGCTTCAAAAAAGACGATGCGGCGCAGCGCGCGCTGGCAACCACGACGAAGCTTGCGAAGATCGATAGCAACGACTTTGACGCGGTCTTTTACCCAGGCGGGCATGGTCCGCTATGGGATCTGGCGGAGAACGCCGACAGCCAGCGCATCATCAAAGAATGCTTCGCAGCGGGTCGTCCTATCGCCGCGGTGTGCCACGCTCCGGCCATCTTTAAGCACACGAAAGCGGACGACGAAATGTCGTTGATCTCAGGCCGCCGCGTGACAGGATTTTCGAATACGGAGGAAGAGGCCGTTGGCCTTACGAAAGTCGTTCCCTTTCTCCTCGAGGACCTGCTCAAAGCCAATGGGGGGCTCTATGAAAAAGGTCCGGATTGGGGTTCCTATGTGGTCGTCGATGGCAATCTCGTAACCGGACAAAATCCCGCTTCCTCAGAAGCGGCCGCCAAGGCCCTGCTAAAGCTTCTAAACCGACAATATGATTAA